Proteins found in one Gimesia chilikensis genomic segment:
- a CDS encoding serine/threonine protein kinase, whose product MNFLKRLFSKEARVPRVNIKQRFELIGRVGQGSMSKVWRARDYNSGKTVSLKILDKVKTQELEARFVGLDKPKEGEIAVQFNHPHIVKTYEHGLTTDQEQFLVMEFIEGYSLSFLVEAQNEDMKTNCLKYMIQLGEAIQYFHDEGWIHRDICPRNIMVSNDHELKLIDFGLVVPNTPPFLQPGNRTGTAAYMAPELIKRQKTSQKIDIFSYAVTCYEMLTKRLPWKAAETMEAVLQHINSPPEHIQNLLPDLDPRIADAIMKGLELYPQDRWQTINEMLEPLRLAYKEQQHSAPAKTPVPHQETVESARRKQQPDPAQSRRSEQARPKLRKKKQPGSSRRSAESKSESTEAGQAPAKKSPSASRKPERPAQKKPAPRSNPDKKDESH is encoded by the coding sequence ATGAACTTTTTAAAGCGACTCTTTTCCAAAGAAGCACGTGTTCCCCGTGTGAACATCAAGCAACGTTTTGAGCTCATCGGGCGCGTGGGCCAGGGCAGCATGTCGAAGGTCTGGCGGGCCCGCGATTACAATTCCGGCAAAACCGTTTCGCTTAAAATTCTGGACAAAGTCAAAACACAGGAACTGGAAGCCCGCTTTGTGGGACTGGATAAACCCAAAGAGGGGGAGATCGCTGTCCAGTTCAATCACCCGCACATCGTCAAGACTTACGAACACGGCCTGACTACCGATCAGGAACAGTTCCTCGTCATGGAATTCATCGAAGGCTACAGTCTCAGCTTTCTGGTGGAAGCCCAGAACGAGGACATGAAAACCAACTGCCTCAAATACATGATCCAGCTGGGTGAAGCGATCCAGTATTTTCATGACGAAGGCTGGATTCACCGCGACATCTGCCCGCGCAACATCATGGTCAGCAACGATCACGAACTCAAGCTGATTGACTTCGGACTGGTCGTCCCCAACACGCCTCCGTTTCTGCAGCCCGGCAACCGCACCGGTACCGCCGCTTATATGGCCCCCGAGCTCATCAAACGCCAGAAGACCAGCCAGAAAATCGATATCTTCTCTTACGCAGTGACCTGCTATGAGATGCTGACCAAACGGCTGCCCTGGAAGGCAGCCGAAACAATGGAAGCAGTCCTGCAACATATCAATTCACCACCGGAACACATCCAGAACCTGCTCCCCGATCTCGACCCCCGCATTGCCGATGCGATCATGAAGGGGCTGGAGCTCTACCCGCAAGACCGCTGGCAGACGATCAACGAGATGCTCGAGCCGCTCAGGCTGGCTTATAAAGAACAGCAGCATTCCGCTCCCGCGAAAACTCCGGTCCCCCACCAGGAGACCGTGGAATCGGCCCGTCGAAAACAGCAACCAGATCCCGCTCAGTCCCGGCGCAGCGAACAGGCGCGCCCCAAGTTGAGAAAAAAGAAACAGCCCGGTTCCAGCAGACGCTCCGCGGAATCGAAATCGGAGTCTACTGAAGCAGGCCAGGCACCTGCGAAAAAATCACCCAGTGCCTCACGAAAACCGGAACGCCCCGCCCAGAAAAAGCCGGCGCCCCGATCGAACCCCGATAAAAAAGATGAAAGTCACTGA
- a CDS encoding histidine phosphatase family protein: protein MPTVVLIRPGCTDFDKDERIQGTLDLPLNAKGEEQVRNLIPQLEQAGIETIITSSSEPALSTAEQLGENLGVPVKEKEGLKNLNQGLWQGLEYEEVRRKYPKLLKQWAESPETVCPPEGELASEAVNRVQKTLQKYLKKKQNFAIVASEPLATIISSLLRNEQKEKICFEHAGRFCHNEMLEILESPPKKSDSKQVNFDDQSEKRDSQQGQSCHTEKWRYEEAK from the coding sequence ATGCCAACTGTGGTACTCATACGTCCTGGTTGTACTGACTTTGATAAAGATGAGCGAATTCAAGGTACCCTGGATCTTCCGCTGAACGCAAAAGGGGAAGAGCAGGTTCGAAATCTGATTCCCCAGCTGGAACAGGCGGGGATCGAAACCATTATCACCTCTTCATCAGAGCCCGCCCTCTCAACAGCCGAACAGCTGGGCGAAAACCTGGGCGTTCCGGTCAAGGAAAAGGAAGGCCTGAAAAACCTGAACCAGGGGCTCTGGCAGGGTCTGGAATACGAAGAAGTCCGTCGGAAGTACCCCAAATTACTCAAACAATGGGCCGAATCTCCCGAAACGGTCTGCCCGCCCGAAGGGGAACTCGCCTCGGAAGCGGTCAACCGGGTCCAGAAAACATTACAGAAATACCTGAAGAAGAAACAGAACTTCGCCATCGTGGCTTCAGAACCACTGGCGACGATCATTTCCAGCCTCCTGCGGAACGAACAGAAAGAAAAAATTTGTTTTGAGCACGCCGGACGCTTCTGTCACAATGAAATGTTGGAAATTCTTGAGTCACCCCCTAAAAAAAGTGATTCAAAACAGGTAAATTTTGACGATCAATCAGAAAAGAGGGATTCCCAACAGGGTCAAAGCTGCCATACAGAAAAATGGCGCTACGAGGAGGCTAAGTAA
- the accD gene encoding acetyl-CoA carboxylase, carboxyltransferase subunit beta — MSSAPKSNVDSKLSHTTRPKRGVPEGLWQRCPACNATVFCKQVDQGLGLCPECDHHFSISAHTRIQQLLDPDSFEEWYPDLTAGDPLEFADKSKTYKERLVAEQKKTGLKDACIVGKGYMRGRPLVIGITDSSFIMGSMGSVVGEKLTRAIEQATELKLPLIIISGSGGGARMHEGIFSLMQMGKVSAALGRYHEKGGLFISVLTNPTMGGVAASFASLGDIVVAEPKALVGFAGPRVVEATIKSSLPEGFQTSEFLLDHGFVDRIIPRPRLRSELARLIDYCV, encoded by the coding sequence ATGAGTTCTGCTCCCAAGTCAAACGTCGATTCAAAGCTCAGCCACACCACCCGCCCCAAGCGAGGGGTGCCGGAAGGACTCTGGCAACGCTGTCCTGCCTGTAACGCAACCGTGTTCTGCAAACAGGTCGATCAGGGGCTCGGCCTCTGCCCGGAATGCGATCACCACTTTTCGATCTCGGCTCACACCCGGATCCAGCAGCTGCTCGACCCGGACAGCTTTGAAGAATGGTATCCCGACCTCACCGCAGGCGATCCGCTCGAATTTGCTGACAAAAGCAAAACCTACAAAGAACGCCTGGTCGCGGAGCAGAAAAAAACCGGACTCAAAGATGCCTGTATCGTCGGCAAAGGCTACATGCGTGGTCGCCCGCTGGTCATCGGCATTACCGACTCGTCCTTCATCATGGGCAGCATGGGTTCCGTGGTCGGCGAAAAACTGACCCGCGCCATCGAACAGGCAACGGAACTCAAACTCCCGCTGATCATCATCAGTGGCTCCGGCGGGGGAGCCCGCATGCACGAAGGGATCTTCTCCCTGATGCAGATGGGAAAAGTTTCAGCAGCCCTGGGACGCTACCACGAAAAGGGAGGACTGTTCATTTCAGTTCTGACCAACCCCACCATGGGGGGAGTCGCCGCCAGTTTCGCCTCACTGGGTGACATTGTCGTCGCGGAACCCAAAGCCCTGGTCGGTTTCGCCGGACCGCGGGTAGTGGAAGCCACGATTAAAAGTTCGCTGCCCGAAGGCTTCCAGACCAGTGAATTTCTTCTGGATCATGGCTTTGTCGATCGCATTATTCCCCGTCCCCGACTCCGCTCGGAACTGGCACGACTGATTGACTATTGCGTCTGA
- the rpe gene encoding ribulose-phosphate 3-epimerase, with protein sequence MIDSNTKHKLLSDAPVIAPSMLKCDFGNLHREVELLDAAQAPVLHWDVMDGHFVPNLSYGAMLIERVRPLTKSFFDAHLMISNPEKYVDDYIKAGCDSITVHIEALPEPQGLLDRLKEAGVLPGLAISPQTPLARIEPYLDACGLVLVMSVEPGFGGQSFIETSPERIRQLKSMISPETILSVDGGIDPDTIGAAAQAGANYFVVGSAIFNEPDYATAVSDLARIARSRTASLT encoded by the coding sequence ATGATTGACTCGAATACCAAACACAAATTGTTATCAGATGCACCGGTAATTGCTCCCTCGATGCTGAAGTGTGACTTCGGCAACCTCCACCGTGAGGTCGAGCTGCTGGATGCCGCTCAGGCGCCCGTACTCCACTGGGATGTCATGGATGGGCATTTTGTCCCTAACCTCTCCTACGGAGCCATGCTCATTGAGCGGGTCAGACCATTGACCAAGTCGTTTTTCGACGCCCACCTGATGATCAGCAATCCCGAAAAGTATGTTGATGACTACATCAAGGCTGGCTGCGATTCGATTACCGTCCATATCGAAGCACTGCCGGAACCACAGGGTCTGCTGGATCGCCTCAAGGAGGCAGGGGTCTTACCCGGTCTGGCGATCAGCCCCCAGACACCGCTGGCACGGATCGAACCGTATCTGGATGCCTGCGGGCTGGTGCTGGTAATGAGCGTGGAACCTGGCTTTGGAGGGCAGTCCTTCATCGAAACCAGCCCCGAACGAATCAGACAATTGAAATCAATGATCTCTCCGGAAACGATTCTCTCCGTGGATGGAGGCATTGATCCAGATACCATCGGCGCAGCAGCTCAGGCCGGTGCCAATTACTTTGTAGTCGGAAGCGCCATTTTTAATGAGCCCGATTACGCAACTGCTGTCAGCGATCTGGCCCGGATAGCCAGAAGCCGGACAGCTTCCTTAACATAA